The following DNA comes from Verrucomicrobiia bacterium.
GCCCCTACGAAAACAAAGACAGATGCGGGCAGGCGCAAGACCTGCCCCTACAATTCTTGCGCAGGGTTGCAGAGCCGATATGCTGCCGGTTGCAACTTTCGCAATTTGCAATGGGGAGCATTTTCCCCACCTCCTCCCTATCCTCTTTGCCAAGTCAATGTCAAAACGCTTCTTGCGACTATGGGGGGAAGGCCACAGCCAAACTTGAATTTGCACCCGCAACGGAACAGGGCTTGCGAAAATAAGGGCAGGTATGCAGGCAGGAACTAAAAACGAGGAGGGAATGGAGATGAATACTTGTAAAACTTGTCAAACGGAATCGAGGAGAACCCTAAATGCGCTTCAAAACGAAGGCGGCTTCGCCCTTATCACTGTTCTGGGCATCCTTCTTTTGGTAACACTTTTGGCGCTTGGCAGCTTCGGCACCTCGGACACGGACCGGGCCATCGCATCCAACAATGCCCACAATAATCAGGCCTTTTACGCCGCCGAGGCCGGAATCAACCGGGCTTTTGGCATGCTTTACGACAGCACCTGGCGGGCGGGATTTGATAACGCCTCCCTTGGAAACGCCCGTTATTCCGTCCAAGTAATCGACAGCTTCTTTCAGCCGGGCCTTAAAGACAGTCTTATTCTTAGGGCTATCGGCACCGCTGACGGCAGCCAGTCGGTTATCGAGGTCCTTATGGCCAAGAAACGCAGCCAGGTCTTTCGCCGTGCGGTGTATGGCGACTCCGCCGTCGATATCGTTGGAAACGCGCTGGTGGATGCGTACAACTCCGACTCCGGCGCTTACACACCGGGCGGAATGGGGGGCAACGTCGGCAGCGACGGGTTGATTCGCGTCGGGGGCGATGCCACCATTTACGGGGACGTGTCCACAGCCGACACCATAATCACCAACGGAAGCATGACCATTTACGGCACGGCGGATAACTCGGCCTCCACGGTCAACCTTGAACCAATCACCCAGGCCGACTTGGACTTTGCCAAATGGAACAGCGATGTTTCAACCGAGATGACCTTGTCCGGAGGGGCGACCTACAATTCCGGGACCTATGCCCTTGCCGCCAGCGGGAGCACGGCCAAAATCACCCTGGAGAGCGGTATCTACTATTTTTCAAGCATTTCATTGACCTCGGGAGCCAAACTGGTAATTCCGGAAGACGATAAAGTGGTGATTTTCATGACCGGTTCCCTGAACGCCGCCGGCGGCACAATTGCCAACACTTCGGCCAAACCGGCCAATCTGCAGATTTACTCCACCGGATTGACGGTTGACATTACCGGCAGCGCCACCATCTACGCCGCCATTTATGCGCCCAACGCGGAAATTAAGGTAAGCGGCAGCGGCGTGGTGTATGGCTCCCTCGTTGGAAAATCGGTTAAGGACGCCGGCAATGGAACTGTACATTTTGACCGTGCTTTGCTTAAACTGGAAAGCCCTCTCAAAGCCAAGTACAAAGCTGTCGCCTGGCAAGTTTTGTAAACTCATCACAGCAGAACAGCAACAAGAGCTCCTGCGTGAGCGGGAGCTCCAAGCAAAGAGGCCGGAACCTCCTCCCGGCCTCTTTTTTATTGCACTTCTTGTACAAGAAAATTACAGGAACCGGATGGACCTGCGAAGCGGGACGGCTCTTTTCT
Coding sequences within:
- a CDS encoding PilX N-terminal domain-containing pilus assembly protein codes for the protein MNTCKTCQTESRRTLNALQNEGGFALITVLGILLLVTLLALGSFGTSDTDRAIASNNAHNNQAFYAAEAGINRAFGMLYDSTWRAGFDNASLGNARYSVQVIDSFFQPGLKDSLILRAIGTADGSQSVIEVLMAKKRSQVFRRAVYGDSAVDIVGNALVDAYNSDSGAYTPGGMGGNVGSDGLIRVGGDATIYGDVSTADTIITNGSMTIYGTADNSASTVNLEPITQADLDFAKWNSDVSTEMTLSGGATYNSGTYALAASGSTAKITLESGIYYFSSISLTSGAKLVIPEDDKVVIFMTGSLNAAGGTIANTSAKPANLQIYSTGLTVDITGSATIYAAIYAPNAEIKVSGSGVVYGSLVGKSVKDAGNGTVHFDRALLKLESPLKAKYKAVAWQVL